From the genome of Notolabrus celidotus isolate fNotCel1 chromosome 5, fNotCel1.pri, whole genome shotgun sequence, one region includes:
- the wnt11 gene encoding protein Wnt-11 translates to MRSSSHVLPLGVLTALLLSQVCSGIKWLALSHTPASLHINQTQHCKLLPGLVSSQAQLCRSNMELMQTIVQAAREVKKTCQKTFADMRWNCSSIDIPIDSQKYRPDLDRGTREAAFVYALSAATISHTIARACTSGDLRLCSCGPIPAEIPEPGYRWGGCADNLHYGLIMGSKFSDAPMKMKRAGSHANKLMHLHNSEVGRQVLRDALVMKCKCHGVSGSCSIRTCWRGLQDLREIALDLKTKYLSATKVVHRPMGTRKQLVPKDIDIRPVRENELVYLQSSSDFCTKNEKQGSIGTQDRQCNKTSLGSDSCDLMCCGRGYNPYTEKLVERCHCKYHWCCYVTCKKCERIVERYVCK, encoded by the exons ATGAGGAGCAGCTCTCATGTCCTGCCTCTGGGTGTGCTCACGGCTTTGCTGCTGTCTCAGGTCTGCTCCGGCATCAAATGGCT AGCGCTATCACACACTCCTGCGTCTCTACACATCAACCAGACCCAGCACTGTAAGCTGCTGCCCGGCCTGGTGTCCTCTCAGGCTCAGCTGTGCCGCAGCAACATGGAACTCATGCAGACCATTGTCCAGGCCGCCCGCGAGGTCAAAAAGACGTGCCAGAAGACTTTCGCTGACATGCGCTGGAACTGCTCCTCCATCGACATCCCAATCGATTCACAGAAGTATCGACCCGACCTCGACCGAG GAACAAGAGAGGCTGCATTCGTCTACGCCCTGTCAGCAGCGACCATCAGCCACACCATAGCAAGGGCCTGCACTTCTGGAGATCTGCGGCTTTGTTCATGTGGTCCCATTCCTGCAGAGATCCCAGAACCTGGATACCGCTGGGGAGGCTGTGCTGATAATCTTCACTATGGTTTGATCATGGGCTCCAAGTTCTCCGACGCTCCCATGAAAATGAAGCGAGCAGGCTCCCACGCCAACAAACTGATGCACCTGCACAACAGTGAAGTTGGGAGACAA GTATTGAGAGACGCGTTGGTGATGAAGTGTAAATGCCATGGTGTTTCCGGCTCCTGCTCAATAAGGACCTGCTGGAGGGGTCTGCAAGACCTGAGGGAGATTGCTTTGGACCTAAAAACCAAGTATCTGTCTGCAACCAAAGTGGTTCACCGCCCCATGGGGACACGCAAACAGCTGGTACCTAAAGACATCGACATCAGGCCAGTGAGGGAGAACGAGCTGGTCTACTTGCAGAGCTCCTCGGATTTCTGTACCAAGAATGAAAAACAGGGCTCTATCGGCACACAGGACAG GCAGTGCAACAAAACCTCCCTTGGCAGTGACAGCTGTGATCTGATGTGCTGCGGTCGTGGCTACAACCCGTACACAGAGAAGCTGGTGGAGCGCTGCCACTGCAAGTACCACTGGTGCTGCTATGTCACCTGCAAGAAGTGTGAGCGGATTGTGGAGAGATACGTGTGTAAATGA